A single genomic interval of Schistocerca americana isolate TAMUIC-IGC-003095 chromosome 2, iqSchAmer2.1, whole genome shotgun sequence harbors:
- the LOC124594171 gene encoding putative gustatory receptor 28b, which translates to MQFIVSVLELWARLKSLNASLVNTLSCLGEPTLSQLLLGWQQKEPHEELNGKLRRLQHVHLLLQRAAELLQAHVSPAITFHVVYSVLGTIYSSYEVLVTLVAPEQVESVLVTPSLSFTACWLVRHVFELVALTFSCSALQDQEAQAATLLRRAAGLTGEEPEMKAFLNQLERGPTLRFTASGLLPIDRRLLVSAVSATVTYLVVLGQLGLNSSSSGGGGGGGGGGGV; encoded by the coding sequence ATGCAGTTCATAGTGTCAGTGCTGGAACTTTGGGCTCGGTTAAAGAGTCTGAACGCCAGTCTGGTGAACACGCTATCCTGTCTAGGAGAACCCACTTTGTCGCAGCTGCTGCTGGGATGGCAACAGAAAGAACCACACGAGGAACTGAATGGTAAGCTCCGCCGTTTGCAGCACGTTCACCTGTTGCTGCAGCGTGCTGCAGAGCTTCTGCAAGCACATGTGTCACCAGCCATTACCTTCCACGTAGTGTATAGCGTCCTCGGCACAATTTACAGTAGCTACGAAGTACTCGTAACATTGGTGGCGCCAGAACAAGTGGAAAGCGTGCTCGTCACCCCGTCCTTGAGCTTCACCGCATGTTGGCTGGTGCGACACGTGTTTGAGCTCGTGGCGCTGACATTCTCATGCTCGGCGTTGCAGGACCAGGAAGCACAGGCAGCGACTCTGTTACGCAGGGCTGCGGGCCTCACAGGGGAAGAGCCGGAGATGAAGGCCTTCCTCAACCAGCTGGAGCGGGGACCTACCTTGCGGTTCACTGCATCCGGCCTACTGCCGATTGACAGACGACTGCTGGTGTCTGCTGTCTCTGCCACAGTTACCTACCTCGTTGTGCTGGGTCAGCTCGGACTTAACTCATCATCCAG